In one window of Maribacter sp. BPC-D8 DNA:
- a CDS encoding GumC family protein — MSETVDTNQNLGEILKVYTKKWKWFVIGAIMAILIATIYLRYATPQYAGQAKIHIIEEKNASSELAAFSDLDILGVGGTNKVEDEIEILNSRSNFIEVVKNLKLNIKYNLIGNVKASEVYRKRPFNISFISNDSIINNSQLSFYVDIQDSNNFGFNYLEDGPVKIYSYGKNIKTPIGDIVLTPNSEFVKQFSGRRIFIEIMPIFMVAEAYQLNTLISAIGEKSNIINIELTDPIPQKSIDILNGLIKEYNENGILDKKIIADRTSNFIDDRIKEISGDLTSVDQDAQDFKTSKGVTDIANESNIALNLSAANRQELENAKTQLNIANGMNQYLSDENGFDILPSNVGLSDPSIANTTAKYNELALERKRLLKSADEQNPIIVNLDEQLSGLKGNIKSSLSGMERNLGMQVNNLSGQLSRINSKIYSAPSNSRQLRDIERQQQTTESLFLYLLQKREESQIAMASSSPKSKVIDSAHLVQQEPVKPKNAMVYLSSLILGLLVPFGFIYAKDLLDTKIHNKHSLEKYTKDVPILGELPRLSKKDSKIIINDDRSVLAEALRIIRANLDFLIKTKRASDSNKNNVIFITSSTPGEGKTFVSSNLSMILASTNKKVLLVGADIRNPKLYTFFSGDSVDKLKTPSRNKDAGLTEFLLDDSIQVKDIIRPMLVHHNTIDVIYSGKIPPNPAELLMSSKIEDLLAEVSEMYDYVIVDTAPMMVVSDTLLIAPYANHIIYVTRAGVTDEAAVKFPLNLRDEGKLKGVSFVVNDVTLDELGYGGKYGYGYNKTSKKWWKF, encoded by the coding sequence ATGAGTGAAACTGTAGATACCAATCAAAACTTAGGAGAAATACTTAAAGTTTATACTAAAAAGTGGAAGTGGTTTGTAATAGGGGCTATTATGGCTATTTTGATTGCGACGATTTATTTAAGGTACGCGACACCTCAATATGCAGGACAAGCTAAAATTCATATTATCGAGGAAAAGAATGCTTCTTCTGAACTTGCAGCATTTAGTGATTTGGATATCTTAGGAGTCGGTGGAACAAATAAAGTAGAAGATGAGATTGAAATTTTAAACTCAAGATCAAATTTTATTGAAGTTGTTAAGAATTTAAAGTTAAATATTAAATACAATTTAATTGGAAATGTAAAAGCGTCTGAAGTATACAGGAAAAGACCTTTTAATATAAGTTTTATTTCTAATGATTCAATAATAAATAATTCTCAGTTGTCATTTTATGTTGATATTCAAGATTCTAATAATTTTGGGTTTAACTATTTAGAGGATGGGCCTGTAAAAATTTATTCCTACGGTAAAAATATCAAAACTCCAATAGGAGATATTGTATTAACACCAAATTCTGAATTTGTGAAGCAATTTTCCGGAAGGAGAATTTTTATTGAAATTATGCCAATTTTTATGGTTGCCGAGGCGTATCAGTTGAATACCTTAATAAGTGCTATAGGTGAAAAGTCAAACATTATAAACATTGAACTGACAGATCCAATACCTCAAAAAAGTATTGATATCTTAAATGGTTTAATAAAAGAATACAATGAGAATGGTATTCTTGATAAGAAAATAATTGCAGATAGAACTTCAAATTTTATTGATGATAGAATAAAAGAAATTTCTGGAGATTTAACTTCTGTTGACCAGGATGCACAAGATTTTAAAACTTCAAAAGGTGTTACTGATATTGCTAATGAATCTAATATAGCTCTAAATTTAAGTGCTGCTAATAGACAAGAGTTAGAGAATGCTAAAACACAATTGAATATAGCCAATGGAATGAACCAGTATCTTTCTGATGAGAATGGATTTGATATTCTTCCTTCAAACGTAGGTCTTTCAGATCCGAGTATAGCAAATACAACTGCTAAATACAATGAGTTGGCTTTGGAGCGAAAGCGTTTGTTAAAAAGTGCTGATGAACAAAACCCAATCATTGTTAATTTAGATGAACAGTTATCTGGCCTAAAAGGTAATATTAAGAGTAGTTTGTCTGGAATGGAGCGGAATTTAGGGATGCAGGTTAATAATTTGAGCGGACAACTATCTCGTATAAATTCTAAAATTTATTCTGCACCTAGTAATTCAAGACAACTTAGGGATATCGAAAGACAGCAGCAGACAACAGAATCGCTATTTCTATATCTTCTTCAGAAAAGGGAGGAATCTCAAATAGCAATGGCTTCAAGTTCACCTAAATCTAAGGTTATTGATAGTGCTCATTTAGTTCAGCAAGAACCTGTTAAGCCAAAAAATGCAATGGTTTATTTATCTTCATTGATATTGGGATTATTAGTGCCTTTTGGTTTTATCTACGCTAAAGATTTATTAGATACTAAAATTCATAACAAGCATAGTCTTGAGAAATACACGAAAGATGTTCCTATACTAGGTGAGTTACCTAGGCTTTCGAAAAAAGACAGCAAAATTATTATTAATGATGACCGTTCTGTATTGGCAGAGGCGTTACGAATAATAAGAGCTAACCTCGATTTCTTGATAAAAACGAAGCGTGCTAGTGATAGTAATAAAAATAATGTCATTTTTATAACCTCTAGTACACCTGGTGAAGGTAAAACTTTTGTGTCTTCGAACCTGTCGATGATATTGGCGAGTACTAATAAGAAGGTGTTGTTAGTTGGTGCGGATATTAGAAATCCGAAATTATATACGTTCTTTTCAGGAGATTCTGTAGATAAGTTAAAGACACCTTCTAGAAATAAAGATGCAGGTTTAACAGAATTTTTATTGGATGATTCTATTCAAGTTAAAGATATTATTCGACCAATGCTTGTACATCATAATACGATCGATGTTATATACTCAGGAAAAATACCACCAAACCCTGCAGAGCTTTTAATGAGTTCTAAAATTGAGGATTTATTGGCAGAGGTTTCTGAGATGTATGATTATGTAATTGTCGATACTGCACCAATGATGGTTGTTAGTGATACCTTATTGATTGCGCCTTATGCGAACCATATTATATATGTAACTAGAGCAGGAGTAACCGATGAAGCTGCAGTGAAGTTTCCATTAAACCTTCGTGATGAAGGGAAATTGAAAGGCGTTTCTTTTGTAGTGAACGATGTTACCTTAGATGAATTAGGGTACGGTGGTAAATATGGCTACGGTTATAACAAGACCAGTAAAAAGTGGTGGAAATTTTAA
- a CDS encoding polysaccharide biosynthesis/export family protein: MNLLSVIKSKFFLFSSTIFLLYSCASHKDVVYFQGVGDYETKVGENNHSQTFKVDDVVSVNVSTLDPQASMPFNLVKGMDESGLRAEQLDYIVDKSGNIDFPVIGQVKIAGLTTEKTKELLKEKLSNYLKDPIINIRLKNFTVTILGEVKTPGTYPVVGEQITILEALGLANDLTIKGKRDNVLVIRDFDGTKVYHRINLTSNEALDSPVYYLTQNDVIYVEPNKSAITSSSLDNRATILVSIASVLITSSVLILTRN, encoded by the coding sequence ATGAATCTTTTATCTGTAATTAAATCTAAGTTTTTTCTTTTTTCGAGTACTATATTCCTGTTATACTCTTGTGCTTCTCATAAAGATGTTGTTTATTTTCAAGGTGTAGGAGATTATGAAACAAAAGTTGGTGAGAATAATCATTCTCAAACCTTTAAGGTTGATGATGTTGTTTCTGTAAATGTGTCTACTTTAGATCCGCAGGCTAGTATGCCATTTAATTTAGTTAAGGGTATGGATGAAAGTGGTTTAAGAGCGGAGCAATTGGATTACATTGTGGATAAAAGTGGGAATATTGATTTTCCAGTCATTGGTCAAGTTAAAATAGCAGGTTTAACAACAGAGAAGACAAAAGAATTATTGAAGGAAAAGTTAAGTAATTATTTAAAGGATCCAATCATAAATATTCGCTTAAAGAATTTTACAGTTACTATTTTAGGAGAGGTGAAAACTCCTGGGACTTATCCCGTGGTTGGAGAACAAATAACGATTTTGGAAGCTCTAGGTTTGGCAAATGATTTAACTATAAAAGGTAAGCGAGATAATGTTTTAGTCATACGTGATTTTGATGGTACTAAAGTTTATCATAGAATTAACCTTACAAGTAATGAAGCACTTGATTCACCAGTATATTATTTGACACAAAACGATGTTATTTATGTGGAGCCCAATAAATCAGCAATTACTTCATCATCTTTAGATAATAGAGCAACAATTTTGGTGTCTATTGCTTCTGTTTTAATAACTTCTTCAGTTCTGATTTTAACCAGAAACTAA
- a CDS encoding polysaccharide biosynthesis protein translates to MIQKYLNYSAQRYASKWLVLGIDLLTVVFSFMLSYFIRFNLTLNFDVHNFLLQIPLVAGAALLAFMIVGSYKGVVRHTGVRDVYNIFNAVCFFSILVIFIVMINRQMDILSQFTIPLSIIIINSLIAFIGLAASRFVFKSFYNKMNSTIKVTKNILIYGAGDSGVLTHGAIGNNSKSRYKVIGYIDRDAKKIGKNINGVPVFARRTLTEAFIVKNNISEIIFSIQNIDSLKLRKTVEGLVDLPIVVKIVPPIEDWINGELKVSQIKQVQIEDLLDRAPITIKNSKIAMELMNKTVMVTGGAGSIGSEIVRQICNYGYKSLIVIDSAESALYDLQQELKQNGFHNFIPIVTDIRDKNRMNALFGEHRPNVVFHAAAYKHVPLMEYNSYEAIKINIGGTKNVADLSILHGVEKFVFVSTDKAVNPTNVMGATKRIAELYISCMQKENKTKFITTRFGNVLGSNGSVIPLFRKQIEKGGPLTLTHKDITRYFMTIPEASQLVLEAGAMGEGGEIFIFDMGESVKIFDLAKNMIKLSGLRYPEDIDIKITGLRPGEKLYEELLANGENTLPTYHQKIKISKVRDVEYAKVRSKIDELCITNMFFSGNTIKLMKEIVPEYISKNSDLCDFDKVESKQDSEQKLKIVKS, encoded by the coding sequence ATGATACAGAAATACCTAAATTACAGTGCACAGCGCTATGCTTCTAAGTGGCTTGTGTTGGGCATTGACCTACTAACGGTAGTTTTTTCATTTATGCTATCTTATTTTATTCGATTTAATTTAACGTTAAATTTTGATGTTCATAATTTTTTATTACAAATACCTTTAGTGGCAGGAGCTGCTTTATTAGCCTTCATGATAGTAGGTTCTTATAAAGGTGTGGTACGACACACAGGAGTTAGAGATGTATATAACATTTTTAATGCAGTTTGTTTCTTTAGTATATTGGTGATTTTTATTGTGATGATCAATAGGCAGATGGATATTTTAAGTCAGTTTACTATACCACTGTCGATTATTATTATTAATAGTTTAATAGCTTTTATTGGTTTAGCAGCTTCTCGTTTTGTTTTTAAATCATTTTATAATAAAATGAATAGTACTATTAAAGTGACCAAGAACATATTGATTTATGGAGCAGGAGATTCTGGCGTACTGACTCATGGTGCTATCGGGAATAATAGTAAAAGCAGGTATAAGGTAATTGGTTATATTGATAGAGATGCCAAAAAAATAGGTAAAAACATTAATGGTGTTCCAGTATTTGCGAGGAGAACATTAACAGAGGCATTCATTGTTAAAAATAATATTTCTGAAATTATTTTTTCCATACAAAATATTGATTCACTTAAATTAAGAAAAACGGTAGAGGGGCTTGTTGATTTACCGATAGTAGTGAAAATTGTTCCGCCTATTGAAGATTGGATTAATGGAGAATTAAAGGTTTCTCAAATTAAACAGGTACAAATAGAAGATTTATTGGATCGTGCACCAATTACTATTAAGAATAGTAAAATTGCTATGGAGTTGATGAACAAGACTGTTATGGTAACTGGTGGAGCTGGCTCTATAGGTAGTGAGATTGTTCGTCAAATATGCAATTATGGTTATAAATCTTTAATTGTTATCGATTCAGCAGAATCTGCATTGTACGATCTGCAACAAGAATTAAAGCAAAACGGATTTCATAATTTTATTCCGATTGTAACAGATATTAGAGATAAAAATAGAATGAATGCGTTGTTTGGAGAACATAGACCAAATGTCGTTTTTCATGCTGCAGCTTACAAGCATGTTCCTTTAATGGAGTATAATTCTTATGAAGCAATAAAAATCAACATTGGGGGGACTAAGAATGTAGCGGATTTATCTATTCTTCATGGAGTTGAAAAATTTGTTTTTGTATCTACAGATAAAGCAGTTAACCCAACTAATGTTATGGGAGCAACTAAGCGTATTGCAGAACTTTACATTAGTTGTATGCAAAAAGAAAATAAAACTAAATTCATTACCACCAGATTCGGTAATGTACTTGGGTCAAATGGTTCAGTAATACCATTATTTAGAAAACAAATAGAGAAAGGTGGACCTTTAACTTTAACACATAAAGATATTACGAGATATTTCATGACCATACCGGAAGCTTCGCAATTAGTTTTAGAGGCAGGAGCAATGGGTGAAGGTGGTGAGATATTTATTTTTGACATGGGTGAATCAGTTAAAATATTTGATTTAGCCAAAAACATGATTAAACTTTCAGGTTTACGTTATCCAGAAGATATTGATATTAAAATTACTGGTTTACGTCCTGGTGAAAAGTTGTATGAAGAACTTTTGGCAAATGGTGAAAATACGTTGCCTACTTATCATCAAAAGATAAAGATTAGCAAGGTACGAGATGTTGAATATGCTAAGGTTAGATCAAAAATTGATGAATTGTGTATTACCAATATGTTTTTTAGTGGTAATACAATAAAGTTAATGAAGGAGATTGTACCTGAATATATATCTAAAAATTCTGATTTATGTGACTTTGACAAAGTTGAGTCAAAACAAGATTCAGAACAAAAACTTAAAATAGTAAAATCATAA
- a CDS encoding DegT/DnrJ/EryC1/StrS family aminotransferase, giving the protein MGGTEQNYVNEAFDTNWIAPLGPNVNAFEKAIKDELGNDVHVAALSSGTAAIHLGLELLGVGKGDDVICQSFTFSASANPIAYLGAHPVFVDSELDTWNMSPSLLRKAIESGIEEGKKPKAIIAVHLYGMPYKVAEIRAVADEFQIPILEDSAEALGSSYNEIPCGTFGDIGILSFNGNKIITTSGGGALVSKNKTYAERAIFLATQARDEAPHYQHSNIGYNYRMSNVLAGIGRGQMEVLKDRVNARRANHQYYKESLDQFKEIEFLKEPNGYFSNRWLSCILTPSFEIREKLRLALLDFNVESRPLWKPLHLQPIFSNTKHFVDGTSESLFERGLCLPSGSNLSNEELERVVTTIKNVLS; this is encoded by the coding sequence ATGGGAGGCACAGAGCAAAACTATGTTAATGAAGCCTTTGATACGAATTGGATCGCTCCATTGGGGCCCAACGTAAATGCTTTTGAGAAAGCTATTAAAGATGAACTAGGCAATGACGTTCATGTTGCTGCCTTAAGTTCTGGTACAGCTGCTATACATTTAGGCTTAGAGTTATTAGGTGTAGGAAAAGGTGATGATGTCATTTGTCAAAGTTTTACTTTTTCGGCGTCTGCCAACCCTATTGCTTACTTAGGTGCTCACCCTGTTTTTGTTGACAGTGAGTTAGATACATGGAATATGTCGCCTAGTTTATTAAGAAAGGCAATAGAAAGTGGAATAGAAGAAGGTAAGAAACCTAAAGCAATTATTGCAGTACATTTATATGGTATGCCTTATAAGGTTGCCGAAATAAGAGCTGTTGCCGATGAATTTCAAATTCCTATTTTAGAAGATAGTGCCGAAGCATTGGGTAGTTCTTATAATGAAATACCTTGTGGAACTTTTGGTGATATAGGGATTTTGTCATTTAATGGGAATAAAATTATTACAACCTCTGGTGGTGGTGCATTGGTTTCTAAAAATAAAACCTATGCTGAAAGAGCTATATTTTTAGCAACACAAGCAAGAGATGAAGCTCCACATTATCAACATTCTAATATTGGTTACAATTATAGAATGAGTAATGTATTAGCGGGTATTGGGCGTGGTCAAATGGAAGTTTTAAAAGACCGCGTTAACGCACGTAGAGCCAATCATCAATACTACAAAGAGTCATTAGATCAATTTAAGGAAATAGAATTTTTAAAGGAGCCTAACGGATATTTTTCCAATAGATGGTTAAGTTGTATCTTAACGCCGTCTTTTGAGATAAGAGAAAAGCTTAGGTTGGCGCTTCTAGATTTTAATGTTGAGTCTAGACCTTTATGGAAACCTTTACACTTACAACCGATATTTAGTAATACTAAACATTTTGTAGATGGAACCTCAGAATCATTATTTGAAAGAGGCCTTTGTTTGCCAAGTGGATCTAACTTATCTAATGAAGAATTAGAGCGTGTTGTAACAACCATCAAAAACGTTTTATCATGA
- a CDS encoding nucleotide sugar dehydrogenase → MKKITKICCIGAGYVGGPTMSVIAKQCPEIQVTVVDINQDRIDQWNTDDLDTLPIYEPGLKEIVGERRGKNLFFSTEVDKAIDEAQIIFISVNTPTKTYGKGKGQAADLKFIELCARNIAKVAKDDKIVVEKSTLPVRTAQAIQNILDNTGNSVKFEILSNPEFLAEGTAIEDLIHADRVLIGGNDTPSGQAAKDALSAIYEHWLPKERILQTNVWSSELSKLVANAFLAQRVSSINTISALCEKTDANIQEISRAIGFDSRIGPKFLNASVGFGGSCFQKDILNLVYIARSYGLNEVADYWEQVIIANDYQKSRFAENIISSLYNTISGKKIVIYGWAFKKDTNDTRESAAIAVADALLEERAEIIVYDPKVSKERIYADLDYLNTRSPEENRRLLTVTKEPIEVTKEAHAIAILTEWDEFKTYDWTTIYKQMLKPAFVFDGRRLLDNDTMQEIGFNYYKIGQS, encoded by the coding sequence ATGAAAAAGATTACAAAAATATGCTGTATAGGCGCTGGCTACGTTGGCGGACCTACAATGTCGGTTATTGCAAAACAATGTCCAGAAATACAAGTTACGGTTGTTGATATCAATCAAGACCGTATTGATCAGTGGAATACAGACGATTTAGACACCTTACCTATATATGAGCCAGGATTAAAAGAAATTGTAGGCGAAAGACGTGGAAAAAATCTTTTTTTCTCTACAGAAGTTGATAAAGCTATCGACGAAGCTCAAATCATATTCATCTCTGTAAACACTCCTACCAAAACTTACGGTAAAGGTAAAGGACAAGCTGCAGATTTAAAATTTATAGAACTTTGTGCACGTAATATTGCAAAAGTTGCCAAAGACGACAAAATCGTTGTTGAAAAATCGACACTTCCTGTAAGAACCGCTCAAGCAATTCAAAATATTTTAGATAATACGGGAAATTCCGTAAAGTTTGAAATTTTATCGAATCCCGAGTTTTTGGCAGAAGGTACCGCTATTGAAGATTTAATACATGCAGACCGTGTATTGATCGGCGGTAACGACACACCAAGTGGTCAAGCTGCAAAAGACGCCCTTAGTGCCATATATGAGCATTGGTTACCGAAAGAACGTATTTTACAAACGAATGTTTGGTCGTCAGAATTATCTAAACTTGTTGCTAATGCATTTTTAGCACAACGTGTTTCTTCTATTAATACCATTTCGGCATTATGCGAAAAAACAGATGCCAATATTCAAGAAATTTCTAGAGCCATTGGCTTTGATAGTCGTATTGGACCTAAATTCTTAAATGCATCTGTTGGTTTTGGCGGATCTTGCTTTCAAAAAGATATTTTAAACCTAGTTTATATCGCACGATCATATGGTTTAAATGAAGTTGCCGATTATTGGGAACAAGTCATTATAGCTAATGATTACCAAAAAAGCCGTTTTGCAGAGAACATCATTTCCAGTCTCTACAATACCATTTCTGGTAAAAAGATTGTCATATATGGCTGGGCCTTCAAAAAAGACACCAATGACACACGCGAATCTGCCGCCATTGCTGTTGCAGATGCTTTATTAGAAGAACGTGCCGAAATTATAGTCTATGACCCAAAAGTTTCTAAAGAACGCATTTACGCCGATTTAGACTATCTAAATACGCGATCACCAGAAGAAAATAGAAGGTTATTAACTGTAACCAAAGAACCTATTGAAGTTACGAAAGAAGCACATGCCATTGCTATTTTGACCGAATGGGACGAGTTTAAAACCTATGACTGGACAACAATTTATAAGCAAATGCTTAAACCTGCATTTGTTTTCGATGGCAGACGTTTATTAGACAATGACACCATGCAAGAAATAGGATTCAATTATTACAAAATAGGGCAATCATGA
- a CDS encoding NAD-dependent epimerase/dehydratase family protein: protein MKILVTGAAGFIGFFVSKSLVEKGHEVVGLDNINDYYDVNLKYARLNELGIARNNAEQFNVLTESTTNATFSFIRLALEDRDNLPKLFNAQNFDVVCNLAAQAGVRYSLENPEAYVDSNLVGFLNILECCRNYRIKHLVYASSSSVYGLNDKVPFKTTDRVDHPVSLYAATKKSNELMAHTYSHLYKFQCTGLRFFTVYGPWGRPDMAYFSFTENILANKPINVYNNGELARDFTYIDDIVDGITLIIRKGFVPNSNSKSSASIYNIGRGKSVKLMDFIKTIETNLNKEAELIMMPMQDGDVFKTWADTDELTKNYSYSPKINLEDGVKMFINWYLKTK, encoded by the coding sequence ATGAAAATTTTAGTAACCGGTGCTGCTGGTTTTATTGGCTTTTTCGTTTCAAAAAGTCTAGTAGAAAAAGGTCATGAGGTTGTCGGTTTAGACAATATCAACGACTATTATGATGTAAATCTTAAATATGCCAGGTTAAATGAACTTGGTATAGCAAGAAATAATGCAGAACAATTTAATGTTTTAACTGAAAGCACTACAAATGCTACTTTTTCATTTATAAGGTTGGCATTAGAAGATCGCGATAACCTACCTAAGTTATTTAATGCACAAAATTTCGACGTGGTCTGTAATCTAGCAGCACAAGCAGGTGTACGCTACAGTCTAGAAAACCCAGAAGCCTATGTTGATAGTAATTTAGTTGGTTTTTTAAACATTTTAGAATGTTGCCGTAATTATAGAATCAAACACTTAGTATATGCTAGTAGCTCTAGTGTATATGGTTTAAATGACAAAGTACCATTTAAGACTACTGATCGAGTAGACCATCCCGTTAGCTTATATGCTGCTACTAAAAAAAGTAATGAGCTAATGGCACACACCTACAGCCATCTTTATAAATTTCAATGTACTGGTCTACGCTTTTTTACCGTATATGGACCATGGGGCCGACCGGATATGGCCTATTTCTCTTTTACTGAAAATATTTTAGCAAACAAACCTATTAATGTTTATAATAACGGAGAGTTAGCACGAGATTTTACATATATAGATGACATAGTTGACGGAATTACCTTAATAATCAGAAAAGGCTTCGTACCCAATTCAAACTCCAAAAGCAGTGCCTCTATTTATAACATTGGAAGAGGAAAATCGGTAAAACTGATGGATTTCATAAAAACTATAGAAACAAATTTAAACAAAGAGGCAGAATTAATAATGATGCCAATGCAAGATGGTGATGTTTTCAAAACATGGGCAGATACAGATGAACTAACAAAAAACTACAGTTATTCACCTAAAATTAATTTAGAAGATGGTGTTAAAATGTTTATAAACTGGTACCTAAAAACCAAATAA
- a CDS encoding nucleotide sugar dehydrogenase codes for MKIGIIGLGYVGLPLAVLFAKKYSVIGYDINKKRVNEINQGKDNTLELSGLDLDNVLKKKSNIDGSGLFCTAYLDDLKDCDYYIITVPTPVDNTKRPVFTPLIKASETVGKVLKEGNIVIYESTVYPGATEEICVPELERSSGLVFNKDFYVGYSPERINPGDKQHTVEKILKVTAGSTPETAKKVDDLYSSVITAGTHLAPTIKVAEASKVIENTQRDINIAFMNELAKIFHLLDIDTNDVLKAAGTKWNFLPFKPGLVGGHCIGVDPYYLAQKAQENGYNPDLILASRRINDGMGEYLSLQVIKLMLKHDLMVKGAKILILGITFKEDCPDIRNTKVVDMIRSLNEYRVETTIFDPWAKSQEVFEEYEITTTQEIPKDTYDVVISAVAHKKFQTININNLLNENGIIYDIKGTLPGKVHGRL; via the coding sequence ATGAAAATAGGAATTATAGGTTTAGGGTACGTTGGTTTGCCCTTAGCAGTTTTATTTGCTAAAAAGTACTCGGTTATAGGATATGATATTAATAAAAAGAGGGTCAATGAAATTAACCAAGGGAAAGATAACACTCTTGAACTATCAGGTCTTGATTTAGATAATGTACTTAAAAAAAAATCTAACATTGATGGTAGTGGATTATTTTGCACCGCTTATTTAGATGATTTGAAAGATTGCGATTACTATATAATTACCGTACCAACTCCTGTAGACAACACTAAAAGACCGGTATTTACCCCTCTTATAAAAGCAAGTGAAACTGTAGGAAAGGTGCTAAAAGAAGGTAATATAGTTATTTACGAATCAACAGTATATCCTGGAGCTACTGAAGAAATTTGTGTTCCAGAATTAGAAAGGTCTAGTGGTTTAGTTTTTAATAAAGACTTCTATGTAGGTTATTCTCCAGAAAGAATAAACCCTGGCGACAAACAACATACTGTTGAAAAGATATTAAAAGTTACTGCCGGATCCACACCAGAGACAGCTAAAAAAGTAGACGACTTATATTCCTCTGTTATTACTGCTGGCACACACTTAGCACCAACTATAAAGGTTGCGGAAGCATCAAAAGTAATTGAGAACACACAACGAGATATCAATATCGCCTTTATGAATGAATTAGCCAAAATATTTCATTTATTAGATATTGACACCAACGATGTATTAAAAGCAGCAGGCACTAAATGGAACTTTTTACCTTTTAAACCTGGCTTAGTCGGTGGACATTGTATTGGTGTAGATCCTTATTACTTAGCCCAAAAAGCCCAAGAAAATGGTTACAATCCAGACTTAATATTAGCTAGTAGACGCATAAATGATGGCATGGGTGAATACTTAAGTTTGCAAGTAATTAAATTAATGTTAAAACATGATTTAATGGTCAAAGGCGCAAAAATTTTAATACTGGGTATAACTTTTAAAGAAGATTGCCCAGACATACGAAATACCAAAGTTGTAGATATGATTAGAAGCCTTAATGAATATAGGGTAGAAACGACTATTTTTGACCCTTGGGCAAAGTCTCAAGAAGTATTTGAAGAATATGAAATCACAACAACTCAAGAAATACCGAAAGATACTTACGACGTTGTAATATCTGCTGTTGCTCACAAAAAATTTCAGACTATTAATATCAATAATCTTTTAAACGAAAATGGTATAATTTATGACATAAAAGGTACACTCCCAGGAAAAGTACATGGAAGGTTGTAA